One stretch of Halobacillus litoralis DNA includes these proteins:
- the asnB gene encoding asparagine synthase (glutamine-hydrolyzing): MCGIVGWIDASHKTEEKASILDRMANTLQHRGPDDYQKWVEGPAAFGHQRLIVVDPAGGKQPMIRKAKDEEYILCYNGELYNTDDVRDQLKAKGWTFQSHSDTEVVLVSYMEWGTACVDYMNGIFAFSVWEKNRERLFLARDRLGVKPLFYSDRGDGVMFASEMKAILAHPDVSSAVDSNGLHELLSLGPSRTPGEGIFQEINEIRPGHRAVFENGKLKVDRYWNVKSAPHEDSFDETVARVRELFMDASQRQLVSDVKLGTFLSGGVDSSAITAVAAEKYKQDQLGALQTFSIDYKDQEKFFKKNAFQPDRDEAFINLVSAQNQTKHSVMEARTEDLVSRLKRAVELRDLPGMADVDSSLLWFCEEIKSHVTVALSGECADEIFGGYPWFYRIEDKERKGFPWIRSLNERVTLVRQDLKEDIDIEWYMLKRYQETVAETPLLAGEDEDSKKHRQMSYLNMNWFMQTLLERKDRMSMGASLEVRVPFSDHRLVEYVWNVPWSMKFHNDQEKGLLRQALRGILPDKVLFRKKNPYPKTFHPDYTKAVCTWMEETLADPNAPLFDIFDRDQVRKLNDSEGKSIDTPWFGQLMTGPQLIAHLCQIDHWLRTYKVTF; this comes from the coding sequence ATGTGTGGAATTGTCGGATGGATTGATGCATCACATAAAACAGAGGAAAAAGCTTCAATATTGGATCGAATGGCAAACACGTTGCAGCACCGCGGACCAGATGACTACCAGAAATGGGTAGAGGGACCTGCTGCGTTCGGTCACCAACGTTTAATTGTTGTAGACCCTGCCGGAGGTAAACAACCGATGATCCGCAAGGCCAAGGATGAAGAATACATTTTATGCTATAACGGTGAGCTTTACAATACAGACGATGTTAGAGACCAATTAAAGGCAAAAGGTTGGACGTTTCAATCTCATTCAGACACCGAAGTAGTGCTCGTCAGTTACATGGAATGGGGAACGGCATGTGTCGACTATATGAATGGCATCTTTGCATTCAGTGTCTGGGAGAAAAACCGTGAACGCCTTTTTCTTGCTCGAGACCGCTTGGGGGTCAAGCCGCTTTTTTACAGTGACAGAGGTGACGGGGTCATGTTCGCCTCTGAAATGAAAGCCATATTAGCCCATCCTGATGTGTCATCTGCTGTGGACAGCAACGGTCTCCATGAACTCTTATCCTTGGGACCATCGAGAACTCCCGGGGAGGGGATTTTCCAAGAAATCAATGAAATCCGCCCGGGTCACCGAGCTGTCTTTGAAAATGGGAAACTAAAGGTCGATAGGTATTGGAACGTAAAGAGTGCTCCTCATGAAGATTCATTCGATGAGACGGTTGCGCGTGTACGCGAATTATTTATGGATGCTTCTCAGCGCCAGCTCGTTTCTGACGTGAAACTTGGAACATTTTTATCAGGAGGCGTCGATTCAAGTGCCATAACGGCCGTGGCAGCTGAAAAATATAAACAAGATCAGTTAGGTGCGCTGCAGACGTTTTCCATCGACTATAAAGATCAAGAGAAATTTTTCAAAAAGAATGCGTTCCAACCAGACCGTGATGAAGCGTTCATCAATCTAGTCAGTGCTCAAAATCAAACCAAACACTCTGTGATGGAAGCAAGGACAGAGGATCTTGTTTCACGTTTGAAACGGGCAGTAGAACTCCGCGATCTGCCGGGTATGGCAGATGTGGACTCATCATTATTGTGGTTTTGTGAGGAAATTAAAAGTCACGTGACCGTCGCCTTATCCGGAGAATGTGCGGATGAGATCTTTGGAGGGTATCCTTGGTTTTACCGAATAGAAGATAAAGAGAGAAAAGGATTTCCATGGATTCGCTCCCTTAATGAGAGGGTTACCCTTGTCCGTCAAGACTTAAAAGAGGATATTGATATTGAATGGTATATGTTGAAGCGATACCAGGAAACCGTTGCAGAAACACCGCTGCTTGCAGGTGAAGATGAAGATAGTAAAAAGCACAGGCAAATGTCATACCTGAATATGAACTGGTTTATGCAAACTTTACTGGAGCGGAAAGACAGGATGAGTATGGGGGCAAGTCTTGAGGTGCGTGTCCCTTTCAGCGATCACCGCCTTGTTGAGTATGTATGGAATGTACCATGGAGCATGAAGTTTCATAATGATCAGGAGAAAGGTCTTCTGCGTCAGGCACTCCGTGGAATTCTACCGGATAAAGTACTCTTCCGGAAAAAGAACCCGTATCCGAAGACCTTTCATCCTGACTATACGAAGGCTGTTTGTACATGGATGGAAGAGACACTTGCGGATCCGAATGCTCCGCTCTTTGATATTTTTGATCGTGATCAAGTGCGGAAGTTGAATGATTCGGAAGGGAAGTCGATTGATACACCTTGGTTCGGTCAGCTAATGACAGGGCCGCAGCTCATTGCTCATCTTTGTCAGATTGACCACTGGCTCAGAACCTACAAAGTCACCTTCTAA
- a CDS encoding YisL family protein has translation MAHLHITSWVIAFVLVGLVTMFSRKGSEKAAKISHMILRLFYLLILYSGGSLFASYAEYGPLVIIKLLVGLWTIASMEMVAVKYKKKKPTGIWWAQLAIAGIIAIILGFGFLPAGILPA, from the coding sequence ATGGCGCACTTACATATTACTTCATGGGTCATCGCATTCGTACTTGTTGGTCTTGTAACCATGTTCAGCCGTAAAGGCAGTGAAAAAGCGGCAAAGATCTCTCACATGATTCTTCGTCTTTTTTATTTGCTCATTCTTTATTCCGGTGGTTCACTGTTTGCGAGTTACGCCGAATACGGCCCGCTTGTGATTATTAAATTGCTTGTCGGTCTTTGGACTATTGCTTCCATGGAAATGGTAGCTGTCAAATACAAGAAGAAGAAACCAACAGGCATTTGGTGGGCACAGCTTGCCATCGCTGGAATCATCGCGATCATTCTCGGGTTTGGTTTCTTACCAGCTGGAATTCTGCCAGCATAA
- a CDS encoding ornithine--oxo-acid transaminase, whose product MSVISSQNIIDQTQEYGAKNYHPLPIVIAKAEGVWVEDPEGNRYMDMLSAYSAVNQGHRHPKIIQALTDQANRVTLTSRAFHNDQLGPWYEKICKLTNKEMALPMNTGAEAVETAIKAARRWAYDVKNVEEDKAEIIACTGNFHGRTMTAVSLSSEKEYKRGFGPMLPGIKLVPYGDIDALKEAITENTAGFMLEPIQGEAGIVMPPEGFLKEAYDVCKENNVLFIADEIQAGLGRSGKMFACDWENVSPDMLILGKALGGGVFPISCVVANREVLGVFNPGSHGSTFGGNPLGCAVSVASLEVIEEEKLAERSLELGNYMMQELKSINNPKIKEVRGKGLFIGVEMTEPARKYCEELKEKGLLCKETHENVIRFAPPLVIKQDDLDWAISQIKAVLS is encoded by the coding sequence ATGTCTGTAATTAGTAGTCAGAACATTATTGATCAAACCCAGGAATATGGTGCGAAGAACTACCATCCACTTCCGATCGTCATTGCTAAAGCGGAAGGTGTATGGGTGGAGGATCCTGAGGGAAATCGTTATATGGATATGTTAAGCGCTTACTCTGCTGTCAATCAGGGGCACCGACACCCGAAAATCATTCAGGCGTTGACCGATCAGGCGAATCGTGTAACCTTGACTTCACGTGCCTTTCACAACGACCAGCTCGGTCCTTGGTATGAGAAGATTTGTAAGCTGACGAATAAAGAGATGGCTCTTCCGATGAACACAGGAGCTGAGGCTGTTGAAACAGCTATCAAAGCGGCGCGACGTTGGGCTTATGATGTTAAAAATGTGGAAGAGGACAAAGCGGAAATCATCGCCTGTACAGGAAACTTCCACGGCCGGACGATGACAGCGGTTTCCCTTTCTTCTGAGAAAGAATACAAACGCGGTTTTGGACCAATGCTTCCGGGCATTAAACTCGTTCCTTACGGAGATATCGATGCTCTCAAAGAGGCGATTACAGAAAATACAGCCGGCTTCATGCTTGAGCCGATACAAGGGGAAGCAGGCATCGTCATGCCACCGGAAGGCTTTCTTAAAGAAGCCTATGACGTTTGTAAAGAGAACAATGTCTTGTTCATTGCTGATGAAATTCAGGCAGGTCTCGGTCGAAGTGGTAAGATGTTCGCTTGCGATTGGGAAAATGTCAGCCCTGACATGCTCATTCTCGGTAAAGCTCTTGGCGGCGGCGTCTTCCCGATTTCCTGTGTGGTTGCAAACAGGGAAGTCCTTGGCGTCTTCAATCCAGGGTCTCACGGTTCCACATTCGGTGGTAACCCGCTTGGCTGCGCCGTTTCAGTTGCTTCCCTGGAAGTCATTGAAGAAGAAAAACTGGCGGAACGTTCTCTTGAACTTGGAAACTATATGATGCAGGAGCTTAAATCGATCAACAACCCGAAAATTAAAGAGGTACGTGGAAAGGGTCTGTTTATCGGTGTCGAAATGACAGAACCTGCCCGCAAGTACTGTGAAGAATTAAAAGAGAAAGGTCTGCTCTGTAAAGAAACACATGAAAACGTCATCCGCTTTGCTCCCCCTCTCGTGATTAAGCAGGATGACCTGGACTGGGCCATCAGCCAAATCAAAGCAGTTTTAAGCTAA
- a CDS encoding GDYXXLXY domain-containing protein, whose amino-acid sequence MKQRWWFYGLVTLQLLFLLLMSASYYVMDFWGQTITLKTAPVDPRDPFYGDYVTLDYAIEQIPEEKWLVEEPLNRGEKVFLLLEENEGEIYELVEASTLWPETESNQVVLSSKYQWSDPSLEQYQVDIGLGRYYIEENTGTFWEQREEREVEVVLAPRKQKKIASLK is encoded by the coding sequence ATGAAGCAGCGCTGGTGGTTTTATGGGCTTGTCACTCTACAACTCTTGTTTCTCCTTCTCATGTCCGCCTCTTATTATGTGATGGATTTCTGGGGTCAGACGATTACACTCAAGACAGCCCCTGTGGACCCGCGGGATCCTTTTTACGGGGATTATGTAACACTGGACTATGCTATTGAACAAATTCCTGAAGAGAAATGGTTGGTCGAAGAACCATTGAATCGAGGAGAAAAAGTGTTTTTACTACTCGAGGAAAATGAAGGTGAAATCTACGAGCTTGTAGAAGCCTCCACTCTGTGGCCTGAAACAGAAAGCAACCAAGTGGTGCTTTCTTCTAAGTATCAATGGTCTGATCCTTCACTCGAACAATATCAAGTGGATATTGGACTTGGAAGATATTACATTGAAGAAAATACCGGGACTTTTTGGGAGCAGAGAGAAGAGCGGGAGGTGGAGGTCGTTCTGGCCCCCAGGAAACAAAAGAAGATTGCTTCTCTTAAATAA
- a CDS encoding DUF2157 domain-containing protein, translating to MNRDHLVKESKKWVDDAIISEVQREQLLERYPKKQNRPVLLTFAALFIGLAFLTFVASNWSYLTDIGRMVILLTSLTVFYLCGDWVYRKKSNRVGISLILIALLIFGSSIFLVGQMYHYTSYSAFPFFLWSIVAFGLFIIFKDDSFFYATLVIMTVGQLYSGIVFQHFHIWLGLLFILGLGWFVLSSRKVTQLAAFGASYMLHAVILVFSEGMPYYWLIAFFLLLYVVEDFLLEKGNVRVFKTLSILSVFTMLTLQVFFLGNEYVGELTESSLYFFLAWAILFFFSVVRSAMSSTNYYWIDLLLFVPVFRFESGDMLSLLILFLYSLLWLVSGYQQEVSRWVNKGTIAFLLTTFIAYFQLAWDFMDRSLFFLIGGVLLFVLSYFLEKKRRTIHKGGDEK from the coding sequence TTGAATCGTGATCACCTCGTGAAAGAAAGCAAGAAATGGGTAGACGATGCGATTATCAGTGAAGTCCAACGTGAGCAATTGCTGGAACGTTACCCTAAAAAACAAAACAGACCCGTTCTGCTCACTTTTGCAGCTCTTTTCATAGGTCTTGCTTTTTTGACTTTCGTCGCATCAAACTGGTCGTATTTGACGGATATTGGGAGAATGGTGATCCTTCTTACTTCACTCACGGTCTTTTATTTGTGTGGAGACTGGGTGTACAGGAAAAAATCCAATCGTGTCGGTATCAGCCTCATTTTGATTGCTCTTCTGATCTTTGGTTCCAGTATTTTTCTAGTCGGTCAAATGTATCACTACACGTCCTATAGTGCTTTTCCATTTTTCTTATGGTCGATCGTGGCCTTTGGTTTGTTTATTATTTTTAAAGACGATTCATTTTTTTACGCGACACTTGTAATTATGACGGTGGGACAGCTGTACAGCGGAATTGTTTTTCAGCACTTTCACATATGGCTTGGCCTTTTATTCATTCTTGGGTTGGGATGGTTCGTGTTGAGCTCAAGGAAAGTGACTCAATTAGCAGCATTTGGAGCGAGTTACATGCTTCACGCTGTCATTCTCGTATTTAGTGAAGGAATGCCCTACTATTGGTTGATTGCGTTTTTCTTACTGCTGTATGTGGTTGAGGATTTCTTACTTGAAAAAGGAAATGTGCGAGTATTTAAGACGCTGAGCATTCTATCCGTTTTCACCATGCTGACTTTACAGGTTTTTTTCCTTGGAAACGAATATGTCGGGGAACTGACGGAGTCATCGCTTTACTTCTTCCTTGCCTGGGCCATTTTGTTTTTCTTCTCTGTGGTAAGGTCTGCTATGAGTTCGACCAACTACTACTGGATTGACTTGCTTTTGTTTGTCCCTGTCTTTCGTTTTGAATCAGGAGATATGCTGTCGCTCCTCATCTTGTTTCTTTATTCCCTGCTATGGCTGGTCTCAGGTTATCAGCAGGAAGTGTCAAGGTGGGTCAATAAAGGGACGATCGCTTTTCTTCTGACTACATTTATTGCTTACTTTCAACTCGCCTGGGATTTCATGGATCGCTCGTTGTTCTTCTTGATCGGCGGCGTTTTATTGTTTGTGCTCAGTTACTTCCTCGAGAAAAAACGGCGCACGATCCATAAAGGAGGGGATGAGAAATGA
- a CDS encoding DUF418 domain-containing protein, with the protein MKRKGSPLRESERLDWVDAARGLAILGIFMVNVPAFNAPYFLYGGAAEFWPSPLSHTVQNFIDIFFQASFYTLFSFMFGFGIQMMKDRLVEKQISYQRVIFRRLLVLTGFGLIHAFLIWHGDILLSYGVLGLVLLAFFNVNEKALLYWAFGMLAFLVLPLTFSLYMVRDQVQGIVHRPAIQEALVNYGSGSLVDIWRQNLADWVYANQWGNLPFLALSLIPMFLFGMYFCRKRWLHKPIDHLRSIKNVWVLTGILFLIFKAGPHLFGSPEWFQLAQDSIGGSASAIFYVSSITLLFQTSIGARIVHPLTWVGRMSLSNYILQSLISFILFYSVGFGWYGDVPPIGSLMIVLVIFTGQIFVSKAWLKKFRYGPLEWLWRTLTYGKKQPLKRKSEAAS; encoded by the coding sequence ATGAAAAGGAAAGGTTCGCCTCTCCGGGAATCGGAAAGGCTCGACTGGGTCGATGCGGCCAGAGGGCTCGCCATTCTCGGAATCTTTATGGTCAATGTACCTGCGTTTAACGCACCATATTTTTTATATGGTGGCGCAGCGGAATTTTGGCCATCGCCTCTCAGTCATACCGTGCAGAACTTTATTGATATTTTCTTTCAAGCCAGTTTTTATACGCTGTTTTCCTTCATGTTCGGCTTTGGCATACAAATGATGAAGGATCGTCTCGTAGAAAAACAAATTTCATACCAGCGTGTTATTTTCAGGCGTCTCCTTGTACTTACAGGATTCGGTCTCATTCATGCTTTCCTTATCTGGCATGGGGATATTCTGCTTTCTTATGGAGTCCTGGGACTTGTTTTGTTGGCCTTTTTCAATGTGAATGAAAAAGCGTTGCTGTACTGGGCGTTCGGCATGCTGGCCTTCCTTGTTTTGCCACTGACTTTTTCGCTATACATGGTCAGGGATCAGGTGCAGGGCATCGTCCACCGGCCGGCCATTCAGGAAGCCTTGGTGAACTATGGAAGCGGATCGCTTGTTGATATCTGGCGTCAAAACTTAGCGGATTGGGTATATGCCAATCAATGGGGGAATCTCCCATTTCTCGCTTTAAGTTTAATTCCGATGTTTTTATTCGGGATGTATTTTTGCCGAAAGCGATGGCTTCATAAACCGATCGACCATTTGCGATCCATTAAAAATGTATGGGTGCTGACGGGTATATTGTTCCTCATTTTCAAAGCAGGGCCGCATTTATTCGGAAGTCCGGAATGGTTTCAGCTGGCTCAGGATAGTATCGGCGGTTCAGCTTCAGCTATATTTTATGTCTCATCTATTACTCTATTGTTTCAGACATCAATTGGTGCCCGTATCGTTCATCCTTTAACATGGGTAGGCCGGATGTCTCTATCGAATTACATCTTGCAGTCGCTGATCAGTTTTATCCTTTTTTATTCCGTCGGTTTTGGATGGTATGGTGATGTCCCACCGATCGGTAGCTTAATGATCGTTTTGGTTATATTTACGGGTCAAATCTTTGTAAGCAAGGCTTGGTTGAAAAAGTTCCGTTATGGTCCGCTTGAATGGTTATGGCGGACGTTGACGTACGGGAAGAAGCAGCCACTGAAACGAAAGAGTGAGGCGGCTTCATAA
- a CDS encoding spore germination protein — translation MPAKVGAVKVISLSSSSIFNIGDVYNMAPEATAKTFAGGGSFNTGDGIRININRSDTFINDSEFIDQPIVNNA, via the coding sequence ATGCCAGCAAAAGTCGGAGCCGTTAAAGTCATTTCTCTTTCGTCTTCAAGTATTTTTAACATCGGTGACGTCTACAATATGGCCCCGGAAGCGACAGCAAAGACTTTTGCCGGTGGAGGTTCCTTCAATACCGGTGATGGCATCCGAATCAACATCAACCGATCGGATACGTTCATTAATGATTCCGAGTTTATTGATCAACCTATTGTAAATAATGCATAG
- a CDS encoding spore germination protein GerPB, giving the protein MNLTVHQSIYIHILRIGSVTNSSVLQIGSSGVIQSKADLYNTGGYTGPGPKAQPKDGEVTIPEAEGGTLVPLSIT; this is encoded by the coding sequence ATGAATCTTACTGTTCATCAGTCCATCTACATCCACATCCTAAGAATCGGCTCGGTAACGAATTCATCTGTTCTTCAAATCGGAAGCTCCGGGGTCATCCAATCAAAAGCTGATCTGTACAACACAGGTGGCTATACAGGACCTGGACCCAAAGCCCAGCCGAAAGACGGAGAGGTCACCATCCCAGAAGCAGAAGGCGGCACGCTTGTTCCACTTTCCATAACATAG
- the gerPC gene encoding spore germination protein GerPC, producing the protein MNQYNSWQSWIQQMMNQMEQQQKMIEQLQKQIEQIQSIEHPPKTVIEKIEYKFDQLKIETLEGTLQIGLTPNGSDLSEIGDLYSNQGKQLPQTDDQALHFLQEYMVADIPVWMNQYCRDHDIQVSEEHKERMIADVRKQLPQRMEYYRNQEPEAPPETLFHQIQTEIQHSIAQYFETLQGDDDR; encoded by the coding sequence TTGAACCAATACAATTCATGGCAATCGTGGATTCAGCAAATGATGAACCAGATGGAACAACAGCAGAAAATGATTGAACAATTACAAAAACAAATCGAGCAGATCCAGTCCATTGAACACCCACCAAAGACGGTTATTGAAAAAATTGAATATAAATTTGATCAGCTGAAAATCGAGACGCTCGAAGGAACCCTGCAAATCGGACTGACTCCAAATGGATCCGATCTCTCTGAAATCGGTGACTTATATAGCAACCAAGGGAAACAGTTACCACAAACAGATGATCAGGCCCTCCATTTTTTACAGGAATATATGGTGGCCGACATTCCAGTCTGGATGAATCAGTATTGCCGTGATCATGATATACAAGTCAGTGAGGAGCATAAAGAACGTATGATTGCAGATGTTCGTAAACAGCTGCCTCAGCGCATGGAATATTACCGTAATCAAGAGCCAGAAGCTCCACCCGAAACGCTCTTCCATCAAATTCAAACAGAAATCCAACATTCCATAGCGCAATACTTCGAGACTCTTCAAGGAGATGATGATCGTTGA
- a CDS encoding spore gernimation protein GerPD → MNHIVHNYGLHVGNIRVTGVSGSSVFLIGDNKTIRLQSFFDTPPESLIIGPFENVEEDSNVEMEPND, encoded by the coding sequence TTGAATCATATTGTACACAACTATGGCCTGCACGTAGGGAACATCCGCGTGACAGGCGTTTCTGGTTCATCCGTCTTTTTGATTGGAGATAATAAAACCATCCGTCTTCAATCTTTCTTTGACACCCCTCCTGAATCTCTGATTATAGGTCCTTTTGAAAATGTTGAAGAAGATTCTAATGTGGAGATGGAACCAAATGATTAA
- a CDS encoding spore germination protein GerPE, producing MIKRMVYTQSVDITSVLIGSIVDIGDVYRAAPSSKVLAVQKEELEFKADIYDFEDFPIFSQESSPPLPPVQINSFHYQNRPIEVDHVRILGVSTAGIFQIGGIDHIDALNYTKHFRILQEDEQ from the coding sequence ATGATTAAGAGGATGGTTTACACGCAGAGCGTTGACATTACGTCTGTGCTTATTGGCTCCATCGTTGATATCGGCGATGTTTACCGTGCCGCTCCATCTTCAAAAGTTTTGGCTGTACAAAAAGAAGAATTAGAATTCAAAGCTGACATTTATGATTTCGAGGATTTCCCTATCTTTTCACAAGAGAGCTCCCCCCCGTTACCTCCTGTTCAAATTAACTCTTTCCATTATCAAAACCGTCCCATTGAAGTGGATCATGTGCGTATCCTCGGGGTCTCAACGGCTGGGATCTTCCAAATTGGGGGCATCGACCATATCGACGCACTCAATTACACAAAACACTTCCGCATTCTGCAAGAGGATGAACAATAG
- a CDS encoding spore germination protein — protein MPAIVGPISINSVGGGVVNFGDSFYLSPKSTGKTNAGSGALNTGNWIITNNGLSSTNPFDPDVADQNITANA, from the coding sequence ATGCCGGCTATTGTCGGACCCATCAGTATTAACAGCGTCGGTGGTGGTGTAGTTAACTTTGGAGATTCTTTCTATCTGTCCCCGAAATCTACAGGCAAAACGAATGCCGGATCGGGAGCTTTGAACACTGGAAACTGGATCATTACGAATAACGGTCTGAGCTCTACGAACCCATTTGACCCAGACGTTGCCGATCAAAATATCACAGCAAATGCTTAG
- a CDS encoding HNH endonuclease, with translation MGETCDLCSRSPVKTTEHHLIPKQYGGVEGPTAMLCSACHRQIHALFTNEELAAFYHSVERLKDHPDMMKYLRWVKKQDPEKKITTRKSNRRKRK, from the coding sequence ATGGGAGAGACCTGTGATTTATGTTCGCGCTCACCGGTCAAGACGACAGAACATCACTTAATACCGAAACAATACGGTGGCGTGGAAGGACCGACGGCGATGCTGTGCAGTGCTTGTCATCGTCAGATTCATGCATTATTTACAAATGAAGAACTGGCTGCTTTTTATCATAGTGTCGAACGTTTGAAAGACCACCCGGATATGATGAAGTATTTACGATGGGTGAAAAAGCAGGACCCGGAGAAGAAAATAACGACAAGAAAATCGAATCGAAGAAAAAGGAAGTGA